The DNA sequence TATGAGATCTGAActtacttccatcttttatTGGACAGTAGGCATCAAAGATCTGCTGGGTGACAGTAACACAGTTCTCTATGTTTCGTATTTGTTCTGTTAAGATGTTCAGTGTCTCCAGCTCCTGGTTTTGTGTCTTCAGCTGCTGGATCTCTGCAGTTAGTTTCTTGATCTTCATTTCTGAGACATTATATTCCTTTGTCAGATTTTCAATGATGACTGTCTGATCATCTTTGTCTCTCCTCAATCTTTCATTTTCTGAGCTGAGTGTGTTGTTGAGGTCTGTCAGGTTGGTTTTCAGCTGCTGGTTCTCTTCAGTTAGATTCTTGATCTTCATTTTTGAGACATTATATTCCTTTGTAAGGTTTTCcagttgtttgttttcagagatgaCAGATGTAACTACAGCGACAGACATAGGAAAGGATCAGACTTTGAGAATTGCACgg is a window from the Scomber japonicus isolate fScoJap1 chromosome 10, fScoJap1.pri, whole genome shotgun sequence genome containing:
- the LOC128366905 gene encoding C-type lectin domain family 10 member A-like — encoded protein: MKIKNLTEENQQLKTNLTDLNNTLSSENERLRRDKDDQTVIIENLTKEYNVSEMKIKKLTAEIQQLKTQNQELETLNILTEQIRNIENCVTVTQQIFDAYCPIKDGNRQYKPCPNGWMRHQSSCYAINNPDTADQKTWEEALKDCRAKNSDLVVIVNEDEKTFISGKSWITPGVNGYWIGLRVENRKWKWIDGNDLTKK